From the Drechmeria coniospora strain ARSEF 6962 chromosome 02, whole genome shotgun sequence genome, the window AGGTGGTAGCTGTCGGGGCTCGCGCGCGTGGCCGTGAACTTGTAGCGGAAGCCCTCGTAGATGAAGTCGATGGTGAAGACGGTCTTGAGGATGTCCTTGGACGGCACCTGGCCcttctcgaggccggcgcggTACTCGGCCATGCAGGCCTCGCTGGCGATGTGGGCCCTGGTGACGGCGCcgcagacgacggcgagcatggTGTCGGGGCGCTCGGCGGTGAGGCGCTTGGagatgagctcgtcgagccaGCCGGTCGAGATGGTGTTGTCCTCAAAGGCCTCGGTCTCGAGCAGCTTGATGAGGTACTCGACCGTGGTGCGGAAGTCGCCGCGGATGCTCAGCTCCTTGAGGGCGACGACCATGTGCTTGCGCGAGGCCTGGCGGTTCTCGCCGTAGGCGAAGATGTGGCCGAACTGGCTGTCGGAGAAGCTGTGGATGCCGCCCTGGGTGCCGACGGAGAAGTAGCCCCAGACGTTGGAGCTGCTGCGGAAGTTGAGCTCGTGCATGACGCCGTTGGAGGGCTTGAAGCCCTCGCCGGGGTCCTCGGAGGTGATGCGGCAGGCCGTCGTGtggcccgtcggcgtcggccggcgctgGTTCTGGGCGCTGTGCTCGTTCTTGAACTCGAAGTCGATCTCGCCCGCCGTCTTGGGGTCGACGCCGTAGAGGAGGCGGATGTCGCGGATGCGGTGCAGCGGCAGGCCCATGGCGATCTGCAGCTGGGCGGCCGGCAGGTTGACGCCGCTGACCATCTCGGTGGTCGGGTGCTCGACCTGGAGGCGCGGGTTGAGCTCGAGGAAGTAGAacttgtcgtcggcgtgcgAGTAGAGGTactcgacggtgccggccgagacgtagccgacgaggcggccgagacgcaCGGCCGCGTCCTCCATGGCGCGGAAGGTGTCGGGCTTGGCGATTGTGACGGGCGCCTCCTCGATGATCTTTTGGTGGCGGCGCTGGACGGAGCAGTCGCGGCCGAAGAGGGAGATGTTGTTGCCGTACtggtcggcgaggagctgcACCTCGAGGTGCCTCGCGTTGCCGGCGAGCTTCATGATGAAGATGGGCGAGCCGGGGATCTCGCTGGCGGCCGCCTTGTAGAGGGCCTCGAAgccttcctcggcgacggccttgcggatgcccttgccgccgccgccctcggagGCCTTGATCATGACGGGGAAGCCGATGTCCTTGGCGCGCTGCAGGCCCTCCTGCCAGGAGGCGACGCAGCCCTTGCTGTAGACGTCGTCggggacggtgacgatgccgtgggcgtcgacctcgacctcgcggACGCCCGTGCCGGACCAGGGGATGCAGGGGACCTCGGCGTGCTGGGCGACGATGGTCGACGAGATCTTGTCGCCGAGGGAGCGCATGGCGGAGCCGGGGGGGCCGATGAAGACGATCTTGttgggcgaggcggcgagcgactCGGGCAGCTTGGGGTTCTCCGAGGCGTGGCCCCAGCCGGCCCAGACGGCGTGCACGTTCATGCGCtcggcgatgtcgacgatgagctCGACGTTGGCGTAGTTGTGGTTATTGGTGCCGCCGGGCACCTCGACGTAGTGGTCGGCCATGCGGATGTAGTCGGCGTTGGCCTGGAGGTCCTCGGGCGTGGCCATGACGGTGAAGTGGATGgcccgctcgtcgccgaacGTCTCGTAGGCCCACTTCCGCACCGAGCGGatctccttgacggcggcgatgccgttgTTGGCGATGAGCACCTGCGGGCGAGGGTCAGCGGGCCGCTCCGACGGCTGGCGGATCGAGCGTCACTCACGTTGGTGATGACGGTGTGGCCGTCATGCTGGGCGACAAAGTCCTTGACCTTGCTCGTGGCGGCGCTCGCCAGCTTGTTGCCGCCGATGAAGTGGTCGGCGATCTTGTGCTTTTGTGCGTAGGAGGCCttgccgttgacgacggGCACCGTCCGCCCGTTTGTCGCGGCATCGGCCATGATGTGAGAGGGagtgagggggggggggggcgaggggagatggcgaggggagagggcgaggccgagagaGTGCCGTGGGTATCagaggacgtcgagggcaGGAAGCACGCGGCAGAACGGGGGCGTCGCGGTCAAGGAGTCGTCATGAACCGTCGTTATCGAGGgcggccgctgctgctggagggACGAGACAACCGGGAGGAAGCAGACGAGGCGGAGGAAGGGTGACGGCGGCTACGGGGCGGTGCCAAGGACGGAGGGCGAGACGAAGGACGAGTTTTCCGCTGCCACAGGAcaaggacgatgacgagaaggagggcgagggcgacgatgaggatgaggagggaGGACGTTTGGGCGAAGGGGATGACGGAGTGCGTGGTGGAAAGATTAATGAAGCGTAGAGCCGAAGAAAGCTCGGAAGTCGTGGTTGGCGGTCCGTCAGTCGCACTACGAGGCACACCTGCCAGGGCACCCCATCAATCTGTTGGGACCCATCTTCGCACGGTGCTGGCAGAAAAAAAATGGAACTCGCGACGGCCAGCAACGCACTAGACCAGGCACCcgtttggggggggggaggggcgaTGGCACTACCGGTTAGAGCCAACCCAGCAAGACCGGAGCACAGTGCGAGCGGGCGGTGGGTCGCGGTTGGCATGCAAAGTCACCCATGTCCGAGCTCGGGGCAAgacatgcaagcaagtacctgctgcaagtacctacggtACGGTACTTAtttgtaagtaatacttgtaaatgcatactgtacctagtaggttaTGACTTGTAGGTgcgagtaattacagcaagtgcagtaagtgCACATGGAAGTGCAAGTAATTCCAGCAAGTGCAGTGAGTGCAGATGGAAGTGCCAGAACTTGgaggtgcaagtaattacaacaagtgcagcaagtgcagcaagtgCGCATGGaagtgcaagtgcttgtacggtACTTTGTACTGCTCTGGCAAGTAGCGTCACCGCGGCGGCAGTGTCAATGAATACTAGGAAccaaagtactaggtacagaatgcagtacaagtactaggtacagtatgCAGTACCAGGTTCGTGGTCCGACGCCTACAACCGCTGCGGAATAAGAGCAATACAGTTAGGTACGCTGCATACTTGCACCCTGACCAGGCGCAGCCTCTCAGCGAGCCGGGCTTACATCAGACAATCCGAGCTCGGGTCATGTGCAGGTAAGATGACGGGCAGTCGAATGGGGTCGGAGGATTGCATGGCAGCTggatcgccatcgtcgcagGTCATCCAGCGCGTTCATGCGTGATGCATTCAAatgcttactccgtacgtgcagtGGCATCAGGACAGGAGGGACgcccatgtactccgtaacgtGCTGTACATGTCATAATAATGGTTCAAGGTCGAAAGGACCGCCCGCTGGATATTCGCAGCATTCCAGTGCCAGCGTCGCAGCCGATGCAACGTCCCCTGCCGGACTGACGTCGCCGCGGGACAGGTGCGTATCGATAACGATTCTCCACAGTGCGACGGCAAGGCCAGACCCCTACAAAAGTACCTTGTCgcgcgtacagtacttacttgcctacctagtactctaccaagtaattacactgtaccccgtacttgcactggcAATGACTGCACGAGCAGCGGTGCCCGTACCTGGGCTTGTGCATTTTGCGAGATGATATTCGctgccaaaaaaaaaaaaaaaaaaaaaaccatGGAGGATGACATTCTCCCAAGCGCCGTCCGTAGTATTCCCTGCCCGCGACGCAATCCATGTCGGCATTCCCTCGGCAAGCATGTTGAGTCGTTCCCTGGAGGAGTTCGTTGCCGGCGCACAggcatcgacatcgacagtacttgcaggtacatgAGAATGGCGGCCCTGACTAGCGCTGCATGTAccggtgcatgtactgtagaagTACTCTGCCGGCCATGACGAtgcccctccctcccttgccgaggcggcggcgcctgtACTAGCATGCCCTGGCACGGCCTGGCACAACGTCAGTAgtggtacttgcacagtacctGCTTCAGTATCGTCTGCACTGTACTCAagtgtacagtgcttgcaggtaCGGTGCGGTCACGGTCGATCAGTTTCCATTACCTTCCAACGTAATACCACagtgcgtactccgtacatgtactgcactatactgtactctactgtactgtgctatactgtactctactgtactgtactctactgtactctactgtactgtactgtactctactgtactgtactgtactgtactgtactgtactctactCTACTCtactctactgtactccgtacgtactccTACAACGTCCACGAACATGGTTGCACATTAGGCTTCCCGTCTCACACCGCTCACCTTTCGCCACCCTTTCCAGGTGCTCGCGTCGCTGCCGACATGCGTTAATGTCCACGAGCGATCGACTTTGGCTCGAGCCCGGAGCAGAGATGTCTCAAACGGTGAGTGCTGCGGCATCCTTCCTCCGCTTGGGTTGTTCCAAGTCTCCTTGCTCGTTCGCTCAGCATTAGCAGGTTCGCCCGCCCATCCGCCCGACAGCGACTTCCAGACGCCATGCCATGGCCGGGGTCAAATCAACAGATTTGACTCGTGAGTGACGCCGGCATTGacatcgccaccgccgaggaGTGCCGGTATTACGAGCAGAGCATTCGCCGCCTGTGTGAGAGCTGGCGAGAGTGCTGGCGAGGGCACCTGGCCCCAATTGTTGAGCGACCGCCGTTAGGCCCTGCTGctaggcaagtacagtgtacttggTGGCCGGCAACGAGCCAACCAACCAGCCCACCCACCcctctctcccccccccccctccccgcctTTGTCTCACCCAATCCAGTCAATCCAGtccgaaaaaaaaaacccgACTTGCTGGGTCCGTCATGCATTCCTAACCTCCAGCACGGTACGGAGTTATTACTCCCCAGAGTCCCTCGAGCACGCACACATGggcttgtacagtacttgtgtgtGCGAGTACAGTAACGCAGGCatggcaagtactgtgcacccAGAAATCAACGTTATCGTGCCGCGAGTATTACAAGGATTACATGACTGGCACTTCGTACCTTTCACCGACCCGAGAAACGACGTCTCTCAACATTGCTCCGACCCTCGGCGGGGCCCATCGAGACTATCGCTCCACACCGACGCTCCACACTCTGCCAACCGTCCGCCGCTGACGACGGACCTTGACCGTCGGCACACCGGGCCGATACCACTCCGCCCGCTTCCCTGCGCGCCGCCGAatctcctctcctcgccgtccggcTCGGCGCATTTTGAATTTCGCCCCGAGATTGGTCGAGCAAGCACGAgggcgcctcggccgagcagcgCATGGCAGAGCCGTCGTGTCGGCGCGAGGAGAATCGTGGCCAGCCAAGGCTCCACGCCTGCGTCATCCAGTCTCCGTTGCCGTGCCGGTTCCGTCGATGGCAGCACCAGAACATGGTCGGCCGCACCACTCTCCCGCGGAAGCATTCACGCAACGTTGACATGGTGACACGGTGTGGCGCGGAGAATCTCCAGCTCATCTCTGTAATGTCTACTCGATTATATAATCACATCACCGCCGACGGTGGTTTGGTCCAGCTGCTGCCCCCATCCCGCCACCAAAATCAACAACCAGGGGACCTTTGCATGGCGCTGCGTGCGTGCGAGCGAACGGCAGGCGAGGCGTGCGGCGTGCACAAACTGGTGCGTGCATGCGTgtgcgcgtgcgtgcgtgtgcgtgcgtgtgtgtgcgGCGCGTGTCTGTGTGCGACGTGTGTCTCTGTGCGAGTATGTCTTGTGTGCATGCGagcgtgtgtgcgtgtgtgtgtgcgtgcgtggATGTGTGggcgtgtgtgtgtgtgtgtgtgtgtcTATGGGTGTATGTGTGCGTTTGTGTGTTTGTGTTTGTGTGCCTGTTTGTTGATACAGGCGGCTGTGCGGCTCTGCGGCTCTGCGGCTCTGCGGCTCTGCGGCTCTGCGGCTCTGCGGCTCTGCGGCTCGACGGCTCGACGGCTCGACAGTGCTGTGCATCATGTCATCATGACTCTGACGGCTACCCTCGACCGCTCGTCAACGGCAAACGAAATGTGGCAAAGCAAAGGGGGTATTGTGGCACGAAAGACGAGCGGCCGTTGCGCGACGACAGACGATGAATTGTCGGCCGGCAAACGCGTGAGATGGCGGACCGCGGCCGGAGCCGTGAGCCTTCGACTCAGTACGTCTCGCCGAGGTCGCTGAGCTTCCGCCCGCCAGACATGCTGAGCCGTCccggcgcgccgccgccggccacgcCCGTGCTGGTGCGCCTGCCGGCCGCGTTGACGCCTCCGCTTTGCCTCCGCATGCCCGACGCGGGCATCGGGATGCCGCTGATGCCCGCCTCCATCTCCAGTCTCGAGTACGTGCCCCGCCGGCTGGGCGTCCggagctcgccctcgagctcctcctcgtccatgcGGCCGATGCTCGTCGAGTGGCCGTGCATCGGCCCGCTCATCGACGACCGCGGCCGGCCGAGCGGCGTTCGGGCCCCGGACATGGACGTCCTCGACAtgggccgcggcggcgcgatCATGTcgttcctcgacgccggtcGGGCGTACGACGACAGGCTCgcgcgcgagctcggccggctgCTCTCCGACTCGGGCCCGCGGTTCGGCAGCGGCCCGAACGAGAGCCTGCTCATGCCCGACGTGCTCAGCCGCGGCACGTGGCTCttgcccgacgtcgacgctcgcGGGTTGaagcccgtcggcgtcgcctcgtcgtcgcacgccgccgacgaggccgacgaggcgacggtgcgCTTCCGAGATCGGATCgtcaccgacggcggcacgaTGGATCCGTGCAACCCCGACCGCGGCGAGGACCGAGGGGGcgtgctcgccggcgccggaaGCTTGGACCGTGCCGACtgcaccttggcctcgagccgCTGCATCTGCGCCGTGAGCGTCCGGATGTGCGTCAGCGAGTTGGACGCCGGAAGCTTGTTCGTCACCGCCCGACTCTTGGTCGACCTGTTCGCCGGCGTCCGCagggccgccgcgccgcccgaCATGCGACTGCCGGCGCGGCTGAGCGTCCCGATGCTCGGCCTGCCGCGCGGCTTGGGCGtgttgccgccgttgtcgagcgacggcagcctcgactTGCGGGCCGTCGGTCCGCCGGCCCtgagcgtcgtcgactgTCGCATCTGCACCGAGACGTCCGAcatgggcggcgacggcgggtcCGACGCGGCATCGGCCGACTTGGACTCGGGCGGCGTCGTGATgagcggcgagctcgccgtcgagttcggcgaggccgaggcgtgCTTGTCAAAGGTCGGCGAGCCGAGCACCGACAGGTCGGTCGAGATGGTCGAGAGGTGGGCCGACTCCTTCTTGTTGATCTTGTGCTGCATCAGCTCCGCCTCGATCTTGAGATCGGCCAGCTCCTCGCGAAGGCGCTGCGACTCGATCCGGAGCTTCTCGCGCTCCTGCTCGCCCGACTTGATGTCCTCGTCCATCAGGACGGCACGCTCGATGGCctggttgtacttgctttccatgtcctcgagcgacgacgtcgtgTTGCGCGCCTGCCGCTCAAAGTCGTCGTTGGCCACCTCGGTGTCCCGAAGCCGCAGCTGCAGCGATCGGTTCGAGTCGCGCAGCGTCGTGATCTCCTTTTCGAGCGCGTTCTGCGCCGTGCTGGCCTCGGCTTTCGATTCCTTGTATTTCCTCTGCACCCGTCAGCGTTTCCCCCGAGGCCGCCTGCCCGTGGGAGTCTGGGGCCACCCACCTTCcactcctcgacctcgaatCCCAACGACTCGGCCCTTTCTTGCAGGATCCGCTCCTGCTTCTCGGCCCGCTCAATGTCCTTTTCCAGctcctgctcgagctcgcggcTCGACTCGCGAAACTCGCTCAGCTCCGACTCGAGCATCTCATACTGGGCCTTGTACCAGGACAGGGCGTCCTTggcgctcgtcgcctcgctcggcggcgacgaaggtgGTTCGGCCATCCTTTGGCGTGGGTCGTGCACGAGCAAGCAGTCAGTACCGTCAGCGGCCTGTCCCCATGTGCCGTGTTTCGTCGATGAAGTTGCGTCGACGTAGGTGGACAGGGGTGCTCAATGTCCGTCAGCCTTGAGGAATCGCCGTGTTCCGGTGAGAGACGAGGGCCCGGGGGGTGCCGTGTTTGCTGTCGGTTTCAGGATAAaacgccgacgccttctCCTAGCACCGTCGTCAGTCGGATGGCACCGCGAGGCAGGGAGCTCGCAGCTGTCGAGAGCCGACAGGCAAGGTTCAACCGTCATGCCCTACCTCGGCGAGAAAAGGGAGCAGTGCCGTGCTGATTCCTCGTGTCCAGCTTCCAGGTGTCCGGCTTCCAGGAGTCCAGCGTCCAGGAGTCCAGGTGTCCAGCTTCGAGGTGTTTGTTCGTCCAAGCTCCGACGTGTCAAGCTTCGAGGTGTCAAGCTTCGAGGAGTGGGAGATGCCggtcgtgtcgtgtcgtTTGACGCTGAGCCTTGTCGTCAAAGGCtccgggtcgtcgtcgtcgttgtcgtcgtcgtcgtcgtcgtaatcgtcgtcgttgttgCCGACGTTGCTGGTTGCATGTTTTGGCTCGTGACGGATGGCTGTTGATGCGACGCCAGAACCGGCACTGCCAATCTCACAGCCACCTTGGCACTATTAGCGCCCCTATGGCCTAATGGGGCTATCAACGAACATGCGCGCTAATCCTCTTTTGGACTTCTCTGGCGTCACAGCAACGCTGCCTGGATCACGTGATCTACACTCGATCACTGCAACAACAAAATGCCTACCCTAGAGTGTGAATCCATCGACTCGGAGATGCTCACGAGGTAGGTTTTCTTGCTTCACGAGACGAAATTAAGCTTTGTATCACGCCAGTCATGAGAGAAAATCACAGGGGGCCAGCTTCATCGGTGCTATATATACTTCAACACCAATCGAGTGGAGTTGGCAAAAGGACTTGGTCACGGTAAACAAACACGTTTGATGCCAGGATGACAGCCCCTCTGGTTGCACCCTTACGTCGATGAACCGTAGCATCGAGGTTCGAGATTGTCGACCAAAACACCATTATATCATATTGATCACAGTTATCATATTATCCTCTGGTTGCATCCTCACGACGATGAACCGTAGCATCGAGGTTCGAGATTGTCGACCAAAACACCATTATATCATATTGATCACAGTTATCATATTATCCTCTGGTTTCATCCTCACAACGATGAACATAGTTACTCTGGTTGCACCCTCACGGCGATGAACCGTAGCATCGAGATTCGAGATTATCAATCATTGCACCATGTCATCATTATCATCACAATCATCATGCCCTCTGGTTGCACCTTTATGGCGATGAACCGTATCATCGAGATTCGAGATTGAAAATCATCACACCGTGTCATCATAATCATCACAATCATTACATTGCGAAGCCGTTCTCGGCTACCGCTGCTGACATGGCCATGCACCAAAGCCCCTGCCGATGTGGAAGCCGTGCCAAGGagcccgaggccgtcgaggtatCATTACGCTCATTACACATGATGGATATATATACAGTGCAGGCAAACGCCGTCGTGCGCACGAATCGCTTACAATCTTGCATGTCCCGCTGCTCCCCATACCTTCTTGGCCCTCTTCGTtcccgtcgcggcggcgccaaagTTGTGCAGACGCTCGCCGATGAGGTACGCCTCGTCGCGGATGCCCACCTTCCAACCGTTGAACACCCTGACCATGCGGAAGAGCTTCCTcatcacgacggccgccagcgCGGATGCCGGATACGAGTATCGGTACAGGATGGCGAGATTGGCCGCCCGGACgccttcgtcggcggcggcgtagagatcggcggcgagctcggtcCTGACGAAGATGCTCATCATCAGGGGCGGGTAGAAcgtggccacggccgccatcaCGACGCCGGGGATCACAAAGGCCCTCGTCAGGACGCCAATGTTGGGTCGCAGCCACCCGTTGCGCATGACGGTCCgcacggccgtcgagattCGGCTGTCGGGGAGCAGCGACCGCAGCATCCGCGTGCCGAGGTTCAGGTACAGCAACCCCAGCGTCCAGGCCTGTATGAGGCGGACGGTGTGACGGTCGACCGTCCGCTCGGgctcccgcgccgccgttggcggGTTCATGTACGTGTGCAGCGGGATGGTGACGTAGAgctccatcgtcgtcgagaagagGAGCgggaagacgaggaggaggaagaagtaGGCGTACAGGAGCTTGGCCgcccggacgacggccgacaaggtgcggcgcgcgacgccgccgcccttgaTCTCCTCCCACGCCGCGCCGACCCAGCCGCGCgcctgggcgacgaggctcCGGGCGCGGAAGACGGCGtaggcgacggtgccgatgagGTAGATGCCGATGCTGAAGGCGTAGATGTCGTTGGTTCGGATCCCCTCGGGGATCAGCGCCTTGAACATGGTCCTCCCGAGGGCCAGCGGGatgacggtgatgccgacgcccgtgacggcggcaaaGAGCCAGATGAAGAGGATGAAGAGAAAGACCCTCGTGCGGAAGTGGGGTGGGATGTACACCAGCTGGTACTGGTTGGAGGCGTAGATGTCGTTGTCctcgttgccgtccttgCGCCTGCTGAGCTCGGTGACGGGG encodes:
- a CDS encoding nuclear distribution protein nudE, translated to MDSHSRCQGGCEIGSAGSGVASTAIRHEPKHATSNVGNNDDDYDDDDDDNDDDDPEPLTTRLSVKRHDTTGISHSSKLDTSKLDTSELGRTNTSKLDTWTPGRWTPGSRTPGSWTRGISTALLPFLAEAADGTDCLLVHDPRQRMAEPPSSPPSEATSAKDALSWYKAQYEMLESELSEFRESSRELEQELEKDIERAEKQERILQERAESLGFEVEEWKRKYKESKAEASTAQNALEKEITTLRDSNRSLQLRLRDTEVANDDFERQARNTTSSLEDMESKYNQAIERAVLMDEDIKSGEQEREKLRIESQRLREELADLKIEAELMQHKINKKESAHLSTISTDLSVLGSPTFDKHASASPNSTASSPLITTPPESKSADAASDPPSPPMSDVSVQMRQSTTLRAGGPTARKSRLPSLDNGGNTPKPRGRPSIGTLSRAGSRMSGGAAALRTPANRSTKSRAVTNKLPASNSLTHIRTLTAQMQRLEAKVQSARSKLPAPASTPPRSSPRSGLHGSIVPPSVTIRSRKRTVASSASSAACDDEATPTGFNPRASTSGKSHVPRLSTSGMSRLSFGPLPNRGPESESSRPSSRASLSSYARPASRNDMIAPPRPMSRTSMSGARTPLGRPRSSMSGPMHGHSTSIGRMDEEELEGELRTPSRRGTYSRLEMEAGISGIPMPASGMRRQSGGVNAAGRRTSTGVAGGGAPGRLSMSGGRKLSDLGETY